A single window of Haliotis asinina isolate JCU_RB_2024 chromosome 5, JCU_Hal_asi_v2, whole genome shotgun sequence DNA harbors:
- the LOC137284933 gene encoding uncharacterized protein isoform X2: MQQRLCHDALGEALISLCSYSVPGVQRPPPYSWNIAECGVKQNSLTSLTSGQTCSFMETTGQKGMDSLRSNSGNMTTDVDGCKTLCNTTELCIAGEFHSSTNKCFMYSLETSLTVQADTVFFRWNCPTGAVSDDDSNYVPVIVGCVVGVVVFTGAVTVSVVCCTKANNKRKTDTELEQKAEENEENCSLKEDE; the protein is encoded by the exons ATGCAACAG CGTCTGTGCCATGACGCACTGGGGGAGGCTCTTATTTCACTTTGTTCTTATTCGGTTCCTGGTGTCCAAAG accgccaccatatagctggaatattgctgagtgcggcgtaaaacaaaactcactcacgtcCCTTACATCAGGCCAGACATGCAGCTTCATGGAGACTACGGGTCAGAAGGGGATGGACAGCCTGCGGAGTAACTCGGGGAACATGACAACGGACGTGGATGGCTGCAAGACTCTCTGTAACACAACCGAGCTGTGTATAGCAGGGGAGTTCCACTCCAGCACAAACAAGTGTTTCATGTACAGTCTGGAGACAAGTCTCACTGTACAGGCTGACACAGTGTTCTTCCGATGGAACTGTCCTACAGGAGCGG TTTCAGACGATGATTCAAACTATGTACCCGTCATAGTAGGCTGTGTCGTTGGTGTGGTGGTTTTTACTGGAGCGGTTACTGTCTCTGTCGTTTGCTGCACAAAAGCAAATAACAAGAG AAAAACCGACACTGAACTTGAACAAAAAGCGGAAGAAAACGAAGAGAATTGCTCGCTTAAAGAAGACGAGTAA
- the LOC137284933 gene encoding uncharacterized protein isoform X1: MVSVDNRHLNKDNSKLVGFIQLVGHVCFPSLSSLHINNNQCNSVCAMTHWGRLLFHFVLIRFLVSKGQTCSFMETTGQKGMDSLRSNSGNMTTDVDGCKTLCNTTELCIAGEFHSSTNKCFMYSLETSLTVQADTVFFRWNCPTGAVSDDDSNYVPVIVGCVVGVVVFTGAVTVSVVCCTKANNKRKTDTELEQKAEENEENCSLKEDE, from the exons ATGGTCTCGGTGGATAATAGACATCTGAACAAGGACAACTCTAAACTGGTTGGCTTCATTCAGCTTGTGGGGCATGTTTGCTTCCCATCTCTATCGTCACTACATATAAACAATAATCAATGCAACAG CGTCTGTGCCATGACGCACTGGGGGAGGCTCTTATTTCACTTTGTTCTTATTCGGTTCCTGGTGTCCAAAG GCCAGACATGCAGCTTCATGGAGACTACGGGTCAGAAGGGGATGGACAGCCTGCGGAGTAACTCGGGGAACATGACAACGGACGTGGATGGCTGCAAGACTCTCTGTAACACAACCGAGCTGTGTATAGCAGGGGAGTTCCACTCCAGCACAAACAAGTGTTTCATGTACAGTCTGGAGACAAGTCTCACTGTACAGGCTGACACAGTGTTCTTCCGATGGAACTGTCCTACAGGAGCGG TTTCAGACGATGATTCAAACTATGTACCCGTCATAGTAGGCTGTGTCGTTGGTGTGGTGGTTTTTACTGGAGCGGTTACTGTCTCTGTCGTTTGCTGCACAAAAGCAAATAACAAGAG AAAAACCGACACTGAACTTGAACAAAAAGCGGAAGAAAACGAAGAGAATTGCTCGCTTAAAGAAGACGAGTAA
- the LOC137284933 gene encoding uncharacterized protein isoform X5, with protein MTHWGRLLFHFVLIRFLVSKGQTCSFMETTGQKGMDSLRSNSGNMTTDVDGCKTLCNTTELCIAGEFHSSTNKCFMYSLETSLTVQADTVFFRWNCPTGAVSDDDSNYVPVIVGCVVGVVVFTGAVTVSVVCCTKANNKRKTDTELEQKAEENEENCSLKEDE; from the exons ATGACGCACTGGGGGAGGCTCTTATTTCACTTTGTTCTTATTCGGTTCCTGGTGTCCAAAG GCCAGACATGCAGCTTCATGGAGACTACGGGTCAGAAGGGGATGGACAGCCTGCGGAGTAACTCGGGGAACATGACAACGGACGTGGATGGCTGCAAGACTCTCTGTAACACAACCGAGCTGTGTATAGCAGGGGAGTTCCACTCCAGCACAAACAAGTGTTTCATGTACAGTCTGGAGACAAGTCTCACTGTACAGGCTGACACAGTGTTCTTCCGATGGAACTGTCCTACAGGAGCGG TTTCAGACGATGATTCAAACTATGTACCCGTCATAGTAGGCTGTGTCGTTGGTGTGGTGGTTTTTACTGGAGCGGTTACTGTCTCTGTCGTTTGCTGCACAAAAGCAAATAACAAGAG AAAAACCGACACTGAACTTGAACAAAAAGCGGAAGAAAACGAAGAGAATTGCTCGCTTAAAGAAGACGAGTAA
- the LOC137283930 gene encoding uncharacterized protein: MHAPSHIPSYPSPYIPPPPQYPTSTSSIPHPHLLYNYRPLNARSFPHPQLPISLFPHLLNTPPQTPQYPTSTSSVPHPHLLYNYRPLNARSFPHSQPPISLYSPTSSIPTPTSSIPHPHLLNTPPPPPQYLTPTSYTTTDLLMHAPSHIPSYPSPYSPTSSIPHPHLLNTPPPPPQYPTPTSSTTTDLLMHAPSHIPSHPSPYIPPPPQYPTPNSSIPHPHLLYNYLPLNARSFPHPPPHFIISPTTLPPPPVQLLT, encoded by the coding sequence ATGCACGCTCCTTCCCACATTCCCAGCTACCCATCTCCCTATATTCCCCCACCTCCTCAATACCCCACCTCCACCTCCTCAATACCTCACCCCCACCTCCTCTACAACTACCGACCTCTTAATGCACGCTCCTTCCCACATCCCCAGCTACCCATCTCCCTATTCCCCCACCTCCTCAATACCCCACCCCAAACTCCTCAATACCCCACCTCCACCTCCTCAgtaccccacccccacctcctCTACAACTACCGACCTCTTAATGCACGCTCCTTCCCACATTCCCAGCCACCCATCTCCCTATATTCCCCCACCTCCTCAATACCCACCCCCACCTCCTCAataccccacccccacctcctcaataccccacccccacctcctCAATACCTCACCCCCACCTCCTATACAACTACCGACCTCTTAATGCACGCTCCTTCCCACATCCCCAGCTACCCATCTCCCTATTCCCCCACCTCCTCAataccccacccccacctcctCAATACCCCACCTCCACCTCCTCAgtaccccacccccacctcctCTACAACTACCGACCTCTTAATGCACGCTCCTTCCCACATTCCCAGCCACCCATCTCCCTATATTCCCCCACCTCCTCAATACCCCACCCCAAACTCCTCAataccccacccccacctcctCTACAACTACCTACCTCTTAATGCTCGCTCCTTCCCACATCCCCCGCCCCATTTCATCATCTCTCCAACAACGCTCCCTCCACCACCTGTCCAACTACTGACCTAA
- the LOC137284933 gene encoding uncharacterized protein isoform X3, whose product MVSVDNRHLNKDNSKLVGFIQLVGHVCFPSLSSLHINNNQCNSVCAMTHWGRLLFHFVLIRFLVSKGQTCSFMETTGQKGMDSLRSNSGNMTTDVDGCKTLCNTTELCIAGEFHSSTNKCFMYSLETSLTVQADTVFFRWNCPTGAEKPTLNLNKKRKKTKRIARLKKTSNIKKFSRK is encoded by the exons ATGGTCTCGGTGGATAATAGACATCTGAACAAGGACAACTCTAAACTGGTTGGCTTCATTCAGCTTGTGGGGCATGTTTGCTTCCCATCTCTATCGTCACTACATATAAACAATAATCAATGCAACAG CGTCTGTGCCATGACGCACTGGGGGAGGCTCTTATTTCACTTTGTTCTTATTCGGTTCCTGGTGTCCAAAG GCCAGACATGCAGCTTCATGGAGACTACGGGTCAGAAGGGGATGGACAGCCTGCGGAGTAACTCGGGGAACATGACAACGGACGTGGATGGCTGCAAGACTCTCTGTAACACAACCGAGCTGTGTATAGCAGGGGAGTTCCACTCCAGCACAAACAAGTGTTTCATGTACAGTCTGGAGACAAGTCTCACTGTACAGGCTGACACAGTGTTCTTCCGATGGAACTGTCCTACAGGAGCGG AAAAACCGACACTGAACTTGAACAAAAAGCGGAAGAAAACGAAGAGAATTGCTCGCTTAAAGAAGACGAGTAACATCAAAaagttttcaagaaaatga
- the LOC137284933 gene encoding uncharacterized protein isoform X6 gives MSVLENVCAMTHWGRLLFHFVLIRFLVSKGQTCSFMETTGQKGMDSLRSNSGNMTTDVDGCKTLCNTTELCIAGEFHSSTNKCFMYSLETSLTVQADTVFFRWNCPTGAEKPTLNLNKKRKKTKRIARLKKTSNIKKFSRK, from the exons ATGAGTGTTCTTGAGAA CGTCTGTGCCATGACGCACTGGGGGAGGCTCTTATTTCACTTTGTTCTTATTCGGTTCCTGGTGTCCAAAG GCCAGACATGCAGCTTCATGGAGACTACGGGTCAGAAGGGGATGGACAGCCTGCGGAGTAACTCGGGGAACATGACAACGGACGTGGATGGCTGCAAGACTCTCTGTAACACAACCGAGCTGTGTATAGCAGGGGAGTTCCACTCCAGCACAAACAAGTGTTTCATGTACAGTCTGGAGACAAGTCTCACTGTACAGGCTGACACAGTGTTCTTCCGATGGAACTGTCCTACAGGAGCGG AAAAACCGACACTGAACTTGAACAAAAAGCGGAAGAAAACGAAGAGAATTGCTCGCTTAAAGAAGACGAGTAACATCAAAaagttttcaagaaaatga
- the LOC137284933 gene encoding uncharacterized protein isoform X4 yields the protein MSVLENVCAMTHWGRLLFHFVLIRFLVSKGQTCSFMETTGQKGMDSLRSNSGNMTTDVDGCKTLCNTTELCIAGEFHSSTNKCFMYSLETSLTVQADTVFFRWNCPTGAVSDDDSNYVPVIVGCVVGVVVFTGAVTVSVVCCTKANNKRKTDTELEQKAEENEENCSLKEDE from the exons ATGAGTGTTCTTGAGAA CGTCTGTGCCATGACGCACTGGGGGAGGCTCTTATTTCACTTTGTTCTTATTCGGTTCCTGGTGTCCAAAG GCCAGACATGCAGCTTCATGGAGACTACGGGTCAGAAGGGGATGGACAGCCTGCGGAGTAACTCGGGGAACATGACAACGGACGTGGATGGCTGCAAGACTCTCTGTAACACAACCGAGCTGTGTATAGCAGGGGAGTTCCACTCCAGCACAAACAAGTGTTTCATGTACAGTCTGGAGACAAGTCTCACTGTACAGGCTGACACAGTGTTCTTCCGATGGAACTGTCCTACAGGAGCGG TTTCAGACGATGATTCAAACTATGTACCCGTCATAGTAGGCTGTGTCGTTGGTGTGGTGGTTTTTACTGGAGCGGTTACTGTCTCTGTCGTTTGCTGCACAAAAGCAAATAACAAGAG AAAAACCGACACTGAACTTGAACAAAAAGCGGAAGAAAACGAAGAGAATTGCTCGCTTAAAGAAGACGAGTAA